The proteins below come from a single Streptococcus porcinus genomic window:
- a CDS encoding DUF896 family protein: MDPKKIERINELARKKKTVGLTGPEKVEQAELRQEYIEGYRRSVRHHIEGIKVVDEEGNDVTPEKLRQIQREKGLHGRSLDDPES; this comes from the coding sequence ATGGATCCTAAAAAAATTGAACGAATAAATGAATTGGCAAGAAAAAAGAAAACAGTTGGTTTAACCGGACCAGAAAAGGTCGAACAAGCTGAATTACGGCAAGAATATATTGAAGGCTATCGTCGCTCAGTTCGTCATCACATTGAAGGAATTAAAGTGGTTGATGAAGAGGGAAATGATGTGACACCTGAAAAGTTGAGACAAATTCAACGAGAAAAAGGCTTACATGGCCGTTCACTTGATGATCCAGAATCATAA